A stretch of Sulfurimonas autotrophica DSM 16294 DNA encodes these proteins:
- the lpxA gene encoding acyl-ACP--UDP-N-acetylglucosamine O-acyltransferase has protein sequence MSQISKLAVIQDGAVIGQNVTIGPFCFISSEASIGDGTTIDANSCVYGKTTIGKNNKIFSHAVIGSIPQDLKFNGEDVELIIGDNNTIREFTLFNPGTKGGGGKTIIGNENLFMGYVHLGHDVIIGNHCILANAATLAGHVELGNYVVIGGMTPVHQFVHVGDYAMVGGASALAQDVPPFCMAEGNRASLRGLNLTGLRRHLERDDINALKSAYRELFESGKPLKDTASELLENSDNHYVTDLCNFVIKTKRGIPFERKNI, from the coding sequence TTGTCTCAAATATCTAAATTAGCCGTCATCCAAGACGGCGCAGTTATCGGTCAAAATGTTACAATTGGACCATTTTGTTTTATATCAAGTGAAGCGAGCATTGGTGATGGAACCACTATAGATGCGAACAGCTGTGTTTACGGAAAAACTACAATCGGCAAAAACAACAAAATTTTTTCGCATGCAGTTATCGGTTCAATTCCGCAAGATTTGAAATTCAACGGCGAAGATGTTGAACTCATAATCGGTGACAACAATACTATCCGTGAATTTACTCTTTTTAATCCGGGCACAAAAGGCGGCGGTGGTAAAACTATCATCGGTAATGAGAACCTCTTTATGGGTTATGTCCACCTGGGACATGATGTTATCATCGGCAATCACTGTATTTTGGCAAATGCCGCAACACTTGCCGGACATGTTGAATTGGGTAATTATGTCGTTATCGGAGGCATGACACCGGTACATCAATTTGTACATGTGGGTGATTATGCTATGGTAGGCGGAGCCTCTGCATTAGCACAGGATGTTCCTCCATTTTGTATGGCTGAAGGAAACCGTGCTTCACTTCGAGGGCTGAACTTAACAGGGCTGAGAAGACATTTAGAACGTGATGATATTAATGCACTCAAATCAGCATATAGAGAGCTTTTTGAATCAGGCAAACCACTCAAAGATACGGCAAGCGAATTGCTTGAAAATTCAGACAACCATTATGTAACAGACTTATGTAACTTTGTCATTAAAACAAAACGCGGAATTCCGTTTGAAAGGAAAAATATATGA
- a CDS encoding ComEA family DNA-binding protein, which yields MKILAMLVMGFSFMFGAVDINNANKSELMSLKGIGTKKADAILAYRGHDCFKSVVSLTNVKGIGPKFIEKNKSELTVGACKK from the coding sequence ATGAAGATTTTAGCTATGTTGGTTATGGGGTTTAGTTTTATGTTTGGTGCTGTTGATATTAACAATGCAAATAAAAGTGAGTTGATGAGTTTAAAAGGGATCGGTACTAAAAAAGCTGATGCTATTTTGGCATATAGAGGGCATGATTGTTTTAAAAGTGTTGTATCACTTACGAATGTAAAAGGGATTGGTCCTAAGTTTATAGAGAAAAATAAGAGTGAATTGACTGTGGGTGCTTGTAAGAAGTAA
- the carB gene encoding carbamoyl-phosphate synthase large subunit, translated as MPKRTDIKTILLIGSGPIIIGQACEFDYSGTQAVKTLKELGYRVILINSNPATIMTDPEFADRTYIEPIKEDVIAKIIKDENVDAVLPTMGGQTALNVAMSMYEKGMLEGIEFLGAKPEAINKGEDRQLFNEAMTKIGMDLPKSRNAYSVEEAIEVVKEIGFPVISRASFTLAGGGSGVAYNMEEFKKLAQEGISASPVNEIEIMESMLGWKEYEMEVIRDKADNCIIVCSIENFDPMGVHTGDSITVAPALTLTDKEYQRMRDASFAILREVGVDTGGSNVQFSIDPKTGRMIVIEMNPRVSRSSALASKATGYPIAKVATLLAVGFTLDEIENDITGTPAAFEPVIDYVVTKIPRFTFEKFPEAQSTLSTSMKSVGEVMAIGRTFKESVQKALCSLETGLCGFDDIDADTEFVKHEIRRPNADRILYVAEGFRRGMSVKDMFDTCQIDPWFLYQMQEMIELESKITADILTDADFMRRVKVDGFSDKRIAQLIAKNSNKTIKEDEIYAARKSLHVSLEFNEVDTCAAEFEALTPYLYSTTNITKLPNVTNRQSDKKKVLILGGGPNRIGQGIEFDYCCVHAAFALKEMGIETIMYNCNPETVSTDYDTSDVLYFEPIDFEHVREVIENENPDGIIVHFGGQTPLKLADSLTKIGAKISGTPSSVIDLAEDREQFSDFVKAHNLKQPANGLARTKEESYVIANKLGYPVLVRPSFVLGGRGMRIVYSEDELRQYMDLAISVSNEAPVLIDKFLDQAIELDVDCICDGTDVYIGSVMQHIEEAGIHSGDSACSLPPMNLSKEMIEKVEQQTKVIALGLGVRGLMNVQYAIYQDEIYLIEVNPRASRTVPFVSKATGMPLAKVATRVMMGETLRSALEYYDKYNIVEEHNGLLRPRLKGHVSVKEAVFPFHKLYGADLVLSPEMKSTGEVMGISKSFGISFAKAQLSAGNKIPTSGTCFLSFVDTDKKYAPEIAKGLLEHGFKLVATKGTQKAIEDAGIDCEVVLKISEGRPNIEDSMKNDEISMAINTSDNNTSKKDAVVIRQEVLKRNIPYFTTLSAARALILALDEMEDEKWSSSTALQDFLI; from the coding sequence ATGCCAAAACGCACCGACATAAAAACTATTTTACTTATAGGTTCTGGTCCGATTATTATCGGTCAGGCTTGTGAGTTTGACTACTCTGGAACGCAAGCTGTTAAAACTTTAAAAGAATTGGGTTACCGTGTTATTCTTATAAATTCAAACCCGGCTACCATTATGACAGATCCTGAGTTTGCAGACAGAACATACATAGAACCTATCAAAGAAGATGTCATAGCAAAAATCATAAAAGATGAAAATGTAGATGCTGTTTTACCAACTATGGGTGGACAGACAGCACTTAATGTCGCTATGAGTATGTATGAAAAGGGTATGCTTGAGGGAATAGAGTTTTTAGGTGCAAAACCCGAAGCAATCAATAAAGGTGAAGACAGACAGCTTTTTAATGAAGCAATGACTAAAATCGGTATGGATTTACCAAAAAGTAGAAATGCTTACAGCGTTGAAGAGGCTATAGAAGTTGTAAAAGAGATTGGTTTTCCAGTAATTTCCAGAGCTTCATTCACACTCGCCGGTGGCGGTTCAGGTGTAGCTTATAACATGGAAGAGTTCAAAAAACTAGCCCAAGAAGGAATCTCTGCTTCACCAGTCAATGAAATTGAAATCATGGAATCTATGCTCGGCTGGAAAGAGTATGAGATGGAAGTTATCCGCGACAAAGCAGACAACTGCATCATCGTATGTTCTATTGAAAACTTTGACCCTATGGGTGTTCATACGGGAGACTCTATTACAGTTGCTCCGGCCCTTACATTGACAGACAAAGAGTACCAAAGAATGCGTGATGCCTCTTTTGCGATTTTACGTGAAGTCGGTGTGGACACAGGCGGTTCAAACGTACAATTTTCTATTGACCCTAAAACAGGACGCATGATTGTTATTGAGATGAATCCTCGTGTTTCACGCTCGTCTGCACTTGCATCAAAAGCTACTGGGTATCCAATTGCCAAAGTTGCAACACTTTTAGCTGTCGGATTTACGCTTGATGAGATTGAAAATGACATCACAGGAACACCCGCTGCGTTTGAGCCGGTTATTGATTATGTTGTAACAAAAATACCTCGTTTTACATTTGAAAAGTTCCCTGAAGCACAAAGCACATTAAGTACATCTATGAAATCAGTCGGTGAAGTTATGGCAATCGGTCGTACTTTTAAAGAATCAGTTCAAAAAGCACTCTGTTCACTTGAAACAGGGCTTTGCGGTTTTGATGATATTGATGCAGACACAGAATTTGTAAAACATGAAATCCGTCGCCCCAATGCTGACAGGATCCTTTATGTAGCAGAAGGTTTTAGACGCGGTATGAGCGTTAAAGATATGTTTGACACATGCCAAATCGATCCATGGTTTTTATACCAAATGCAAGAGATGATAGAACTCGAATCAAAAATAACTGCGGATATTTTAACAGATGCCGATTTTATGCGCCGTGTTAAAGTTGATGGTTTTTCAGACAAAAGAATTGCCCAGCTTATCGCAAAAAACTCAAATAAAACAATCAAAGAAGATGAAATTTATGCAGCAAGAAAGAGCTTACATGTAAGCCTGGAATTTAATGAAGTTGACACTTGTGCAGCTGAATTTGAGGCACTCACTCCGTATCTTTATTCAACAACAAACATTACAAAACTGCCAAATGTCACAAACAGACAAAGTGACAAGAAAAAAGTACTCATTTTAGGCGGCGGACCGAATAGAATCGGACAGGGAATTGAGTTTGATTACTGTTGTGTACATGCTGCATTTGCACTTAAAGAGATGGGTATAGAGACTATTATGTATAACTGTAACCCTGAAACAGTATCTACTGACTATGACACATCTGATGTTCTTTATTTTGAGCCTATTGATTTTGAACATGTAAGAGAAGTAATAGAAAATGAAAATCCTGATGGAATCATAGTTCATTTTGGAGGACAGACTCCACTTAAACTAGCCGATTCACTCACAAAAATCGGTGCTAAAATTTCTGGAACACCATCGTCTGTAATTGATTTGGCAGAAGACAGAGAGCAGTTTTCAGATTTTGTAAAAGCACATAATCTCAAACAACCTGCAAATGGTCTTGCCCGTACAAAAGAAGAATCATATGTCATAGCAAATAAACTAGGCTACCCTGTTCTTGTTCGCCCATCTTTCGTTCTTGGCGGTCGAGGTATGCGCATAGTTTATTCTGAAGATGAACTTCGCCAGTACATGGACTTGGCAATTTCTGTTTCAAATGAAGCACCTGTTTTAATTGACAAATTTTTAGATCAGGCTATTGAACTTGATGTTGATTGTATCTGTGACGGCACTGATGTTTACATTGGTTCTGTTATGCAACATATCGAAGAGGCAGGTATTCACTCGGGAGACAGTGCCTGTTCATTACCTCCAATGAATCTAAGCAAAGAGATGATAGAAAAAGTAGAACAGCAGACAAAAGTTATTGCTCTTGGTCTTGGTGTACGAGGACTGATGAATGTTCAATATGCAATTTATCAAGATGAAATTTATCTTATAGAGGTAAATCCTCGTGCATCTCGTACTGTTCCTTTTGTTTCAAAAGCAACCGGTATGCCTCTTGCGAAAGTAGCAACACGTGTTATGATGGGTGAAACACTTAGAAGTGCCCTTGAGTATTATGATAAATATAATATTGTAGAGGAGCATAACGGTCTGCTTCGCCCTCGCCTAAAAGGTCATGTATCTGTTAAAGAGGCGGTTTTTCCTTTTCACAAACTTTATGGAGCTGATTTAGTTTTAAGCCCTGAGATGAAATCAACAGGCGAAGTGATGGGAATCAGCAAAAGTTTTGGTATCAGTTTTGCAAAAGCACAACTCAGTGCAGGCAATAAAATTCCGACAAGTGGAACATGTTTTCTCTCTTTTGTAGATACAGACAAAAAATATGCTCCTGAAATAGCTAAGGGCCTACTAGAGCATGGATTTAAACTCGTTGCTACAAAAGGAACACAAAAAGCTATAGAAGATGCAGGCATAGATTGTGAAGTTGTACTAAAAATCTCTGAAGGCCGTCCAAACATCGAAGACAGCATGAAAAATGATGAAATATCTATGGCAATCAATACATCAGATAACAATACATCTAAAAAAGATGCTGTTGTCATTCGTCAAGAGGTACTCAAAAGAAATATTCCTTACTTTACCACACTCAGCGCAGCAAGAGCCTTAATACTCGCTCTTGATGAAATGGAAGATGAAAAATGGTCAAGTTCAACAGCACTTCAAGACTTTCTAATATAG
- a CDS encoding glutathionylspermidine synthase family protein has product MITTQKLNPIDDETLEEIGFTWHTDTDGSKYVSDELVEVTQEEAEAYYEATNAIYDMYVEAAEYVINNNLFFDLGIPFNLIETIKKSWENDVHWHIYSRFDLAGGVDGQDIKLIEFNADTPTALFETALLQWAILKSNNMDEEHQFNNVYEAISENFKKLITLFDDTDKFEELYDGWKILFSSVEGNDEEEATTKLLQQMATDAGFVTKFEFLQNVRFDEDGIYNTDDINYEYWFKLYPWEDIAVDEPELATTLTNIIQNQKAIILNPAYTLLFQSKGMMAVLYELFPDSPYLLKTSFEPLKGVKQVEKPVFGREGANTKIIDADDTVITQTQGPYDNYKKVYQEYVEFPKDVHGAKYQPGVFFAYEACGLSFRKGGNILDNMSKFVGHVLV; this is encoded by the coding sequence ATGATAACCACACAAAAACTAAACCCGATAGATGATGAAACCCTAGAAGAAATAGGCTTTACCTGGCATACGGATACTGATGGCAGCAAGTATGTAAGTGATGAACTTGTAGAAGTTACACAAGAAGAGGCAGAGGCCTACTATGAAGCGACAAATGCCATCTACGACATGTATGTAGAGGCTGCCGAATATGTCATAAACAACAACCTCTTTTTCGATTTAGGCATCCCATTTAATCTCATAGAAACAATCAAAAAAAGCTGGGAGAATGATGTACATTGGCATATTTACAGCCGTTTTGACTTAGCTGGTGGTGTTGATGGACAAGATATTAAACTTATAGAATTTAATGCCGACACGCCTACAGCACTCTTTGAAACTGCTCTGCTTCAATGGGCAATTTTAAAATCAAACAACATGGATGAAGAACATCAATTTAACAATGTTTATGAAGCTATAAGTGAAAACTTCAAAAAGCTCATCACTCTTTTTGATGATACGGACAAATTTGAAGAGCTTTATGACGGCTGGAAAATACTTTTTTCTTCTGTTGAGGGTAATGATGAAGAGGAAGCGACAACCAAACTGCTGCAACAAATGGCAACAGATGCCGGATTTGTAACAAAATTTGAATTTTTGCAAAATGTACGCTTTGATGAAGATGGCATATACAATACAGATGATATAAACTATGAGTACTGGTTTAAACTCTACCCGTGGGAAGATATAGCAGTTGATGAACCCGAACTCGCAACTACACTCACAAATATTATTCAAAATCAAAAAGCCATCATTTTAAATCCGGCATATACGTTACTTTTTCAGTCCAAAGGAATGATGGCAGTTTTATATGAGCTCTTTCCGGACTCTCCATATCTGCTAAAAACATCATTTGAACCGCTCAAAGGCGTAAAACAAGTTGAAAAACCGGTCTTTGGAAGAGAAGGTGCAAACACAAAAATAATTGATGCAGATGACACTGTAATAACACAAACACAAGGGCCATATGACAATTATAAAAAAGTATACCAAGAGTATGTAGAGTTTCCTAAAGATGTCCATGGCGCAAAATACCAACCAGGTGTATTTTTCGCCTATGAAGCCTGTGGATTAAGTTTTCGAAAAGGCGGGAATATTTTGGATAACATGAGTAAGTTTGTAGGACATGTATTAGTCTAA
- a CDS encoding MipA/OmpV family protein: MKYIVILMLLFFNLAADQSKQKLTIGAGPYFQSEPYKGASTLVLPSPVIFFDNSIVYARWSRFGVYFLGDKKEDYSWGFSLTVQPRTLGYKASDSDYLKGMSDKDSTLEGGLAFSAGYKNSTYIEVMLLADVLNKYNSWVSRVEVGDEFKAGNFTFYPSVLVLYQPKKFVDYYYGVKNSEATLNRPAYSPNGGFEFGVQTYVKYPLTKKLSAFFNIRADKIPNSAYNSPLVNNRFIYSGLASVIYTFEY; encoded by the coding sequence ATGAAATATATCGTAATTTTAATGTTGCTGTTTTTTAATCTTGCAGCAGACCAAAGCAAACAAAAACTGACAATCGGTGCAGGGCCCTATTTTCAAAGTGAACCCTATAAAGGTGCTTCAACTCTGGTATTGCCTTCACCGGTAATCTTTTTTGACAACTCTATCGTTTATGCAAGATGGAGCAGATTTGGTGTCTACTTTTTAGGGGATAAAAAAGAGGATTATTCTTGGGGGTTTTCCTTAACTGTGCAGCCTCGTACGCTAGGCTATAAAGCATCAGACTCAGACTATTTAAAAGGAATGAGTGATAAAGATTCAACGCTGGAGGGTGGACTTGCTTTTAGTGCCGGCTATAAAAATTCTACCTACATTGAGGTTATGCTCTTAGCAGATGTATTGAACAAATATAATTCCTGGGTAAGCAGAGTTGAAGTTGGTGATGAGTTCAAAGCAGGTAATTTTACTTTTTATCCGAGTGTTCTTGTTTTATATCAGCCTAAAAAATTTGTTGATTACTATTATGGCGTCAAAAATTCAGAAGCAACACTCAATCGTCCTGCTTACTCTCCAAATGGAGGCTTTGAATTTGGAGTTCAAACATATGTAAAATATCCGCTGACAAAGAAATTATCAGCATTTTTCAACATAAGAGCAGACAAAATTCCAAACAGTGCGTATAACAGTCCTCTGGTAAACAACAGATTTATTTACTCAGGGCTTGCTTCAGTAATATATACTTTTGAATACTAA
- the clpX gene encoding ATP-dependent Clp protease ATP-binding subunit ClpX produces MIHRHCSFCDASESEQNPLIAGNGVYICKNCVVSAYKIMFGDEKELAKEDNSELVNAVHKLMTPKELDAFLGEYIIGQERARKLLSVAVYNHYKRIFKMHNAADDDTEIAKSNILLIGPTGSGKTLMAQTIARVLNVPIAIADATSLTEAGYVGEDVENILTKLIQAADGDVERAQKGIIFLDEVDKVSRMSENRSITRDVSGEGVQQALLKIIEGSSVNIPPKGGRKHPNQEFTAIDTTNILFICGGAFDGLEEILKRKQGENVLGFGHDKKTKDEKKPTFDMVEPDDLVHYGLIPELVGRLPIIASLNEITEDDMVRILTEPKNSLVKQYKKLFAIDEVELNFEEDALRAIAQKAIKRKTGARGLRAILEESMIDIMYELPEYSGYEVMITKEVIENGEKPVYIKKTTQKTA; encoded by the coding sequence ATGATACACAGACATTGCAGCTTTTGCGATGCAAGCGAAAGCGAACAAAACCCCTTAATAGCAGGCAACGGTGTTTACATTTGTAAAAACTGTGTTGTATCTGCTTATAAAATAATGTTTGGTGATGAAAAAGAGCTGGCAAAAGAAGACAATAGCGAACTTGTTAATGCAGTACACAAACTAATGACACCAAAAGAGCTTGATGCTTTCTTGGGTGAATATATTATTGGTCAAGAACGTGCAAGAAAACTTTTAAGTGTTGCTGTTTACAATCACTACAAACGTATATTTAAAATGCACAATGCCGCTGATGATGATACAGAGATTGCAAAATCAAATATTTTGCTTATCGGACCCACAGGAAGTGGTAAAACACTTATGGCACAAACTATTGCGAGAGTTTTAAATGTACCAATCGCAATTGCGGATGCAACAAGTCTTACAGAGGCCGGTTATGTTGGTGAAGATGTTGAAAATATTTTAACAAAACTTATTCAGGCAGCTGATGGCGATGTAGAACGTGCTCAAAAAGGTATCATTTTCCTTGATGAAGTAGACAAAGTATCACGTATGAGTGAAAACCGTTCTATTACCCGTGATGTTTCAGGTGAAGGTGTCCAACAGGCCCTCTTAAAAATCATAGAAGGTTCTTCTGTAAATATTCCGCCAAAAGGTGGAAGAAAACATCCAAATCAAGAATTTACTGCCATTGATACAACAAATATTTTATTTATCTGCGGTGGCGCATTTGATGGTCTTGAAGAGATACTCAAGCGCAAACAGGGTGAAAATGTTCTTGGTTTCGGGCATGACAAAAAAACAAAAGATGAAAAAAAACCTACTTTTGATATGGTTGAGCCTGATGATTTAGTTCATTATGGACTTATTCCGGAGCTTGTCGGACGTCTGCCGATTATCGCTTCACTCAATGAAATCACTGAAGATGACATGGTTCGCATATTGACTGAACCTAAAAATTCACTCGTAAAGCAGTATAAAAAACTTTTTGCCATTGATGAAGTTGAGCTAAACTTTGAAGAAGATGCACTTCGTGCCATTGCACAAAAAGCGATTAAGCGTAAAACAGGTGCCCGCGGTCTTCGTGCAATTTTAGAAGAAAGTATGATAGATATCATGTATGAACTTCCTGAATACAGCGGTTATGAAGTCATGATTACAAAAGAGGTCATCGAGAATGGTGAAAAACCTGTTTACATTAAAAAAACTACACAAAAAACAGCATAA
- the mreC gene encoding rod shape-determining protein MreC translates to MNKKSFSYFFIIMALFVGALYYNNLIQSPIISALNSIKSSYLNTLEFFENKIDKHIFQAQEIENLKNQLQKYENNHLVMQQLASELNDIYKENNSSLKTNPNVELVRAVSYEKFGNLNRLWMDIPDYNASKIYGLTYKELVAGIVIDKNNKPLALLNSDIKSAYSVYVGEKKAPGIAHGNNAKNIVINFIPAWFNIKQGDEVLTSGLDNIFFKGLKVGKIISVTKSQGYQNAVVEQYYKANEPSYFHMIRSVK, encoded by the coding sequence ATGAATAAAAAGTCATTTAGCTATTTTTTCATTATTATGGCACTCTTTGTGGGTGCCCTGTACTACAACAACCTTATTCAGTCCCCGATTATTTCAGCACTTAATTCCATCAAATCAAGCTACCTTAACACTCTAGAATTTTTTGAAAATAAAATAGACAAGCATATATTTCAAGCCCAAGAGATAGAAAATTTAAAAAATCAACTTCAAAAATATGAAAATAATCATCTTGTTATGCAGCAACTGGCTTCTGAACTTAACGACATATATAAAGAAAATAATTCTTCATTAAAAACAAATCCTAACGTAGAACTTGTTCGTGCTGTATCCTATGAAAAATTTGGTAATTTAAACAGGCTTTGGATGGATATACCTGATTATAATGCCTCTAAAATTTACGGCTTAACCTATAAAGAACTAGTAGCCGGAATCGTTATAGATAAAAACAACAAACCGCTTGCGCTCCTAAATTCCGATATAAAAAGTGCCTATTCTGTATATGTAGGTGAAAAAAAAGCACCGGGCATTGCACATGGGAATAATGCAAAAAATATAGTCATAAACTTTATACCGGCATGGTTTAATATTAAACAAGGGGATGAAGTGCTAACATCAGGACTGGACAACATCTTTTTTAAAGGGCTTAAAGTCGGAAAAATAATTTCTGTTACAAAGTCTCAAGGCTATCAGAATGCTGTAGTTGAACAGTATTACAAGGCGAATGAACCAAGTTATTTTCACATGATAAGGAGTGTAAAATGA
- a CDS encoding rod shape-determining protein — protein MIFNKIVGLFSNDLSIDLGTANTIVIAKGRGIIINEPSVVAVKTEKYGQQRVLAVGHEAKEMVGKTPGNIKAIRPMRDGVIADFDMTEKMIRKFIEKAHGRSSLISPRIIICVPYGLTQVERKAVRESALSAGAREVFLIEEPMAAAIGAGVDIREPQGNLVVDIGGGTTEIGVVSLGGLVLSKSIRTAGDKIDQGIVNYVRKKYNLLIGERVAEEIKINIGTAVSLDQDLTMVVNGRDQVEGLLSSVELTSEDARDAMKEPLKEVAEALRDVLEQMPPDLAGDIVNHGIILTGGGALIRQLDKYLSDIVRIPVFVADEPLLAVARGTGRALEEIDLLQELFENE, from the coding sequence ATGATATTTAATAAAATAGTCGGACTTTTTTCAAATGACCTCTCAATCGACTTGGGAACTGCTAATACAATCGTTATAGCAAAAGGACGTGGAATCATCATCAACGAGCCCTCAGTTGTTGCTGTAAAAACTGAAAAGTACGGCCAGCAACGTGTCTTGGCAGTCGGGCATGAAGCAAAAGAAATGGTAGGAAAAACACCTGGAAACATCAAAGCAATCCGTCCTATGCGTGATGGTGTTATTGCCGATTTTGATATGACAGAAAAAATGATACGTAAGTTCATTGAAAAAGCACATGGAAGAAGCTCTTTAATTTCTCCTCGTATTATTATTTGTGTGCCTTACGGGCTTACGCAGGTTGAGAGAAAAGCGGTTCGTGAATCTGCTTTAAGTGCCGGAGCACGTGAAGTCTTCCTAATAGAAGAGCCTATGGCTGCAGCTATCGGTGCGGGTGTTGACATTCGTGAACCTCAGGGTAATCTTGTAGTAGACATCGGTGGTGGTACCACTGAAATCGGTGTTGTTTCTCTTGGCGGCCTTGTACTCTCAAAGTCAATTCGTACAGCCGGAGATAAAATTGATCAAGGCATCGTCAACTATGTAAGAAAAAAATACAATCTGCTAATCGGTGAGAGAGTTGCCGAAGAGATTAAAATTAATATAGGAACTGCTGTATCACTTGACCAGGATCTTACAATGGTTGTCAACGGACGCGACCAGGTAGAAGGACTGTTAAGCTCTGTTGAACTTACAAGTGAAGATGCAAGAGATGCGATGAAAGAGCCACTCAAAGAAGTTGCAGAAGCACTTCGGGACGTCTTGGAGCAAATGCCGCCTGATTTAGCCGGTGATATCGTAAATCACGGTATTATTTTAACAGGAGGCGGTGCTTTAATTCGCCAGCTGGACAAATATCTCTCAGACATCGTAAGAATACCTGTTTTTGTAGCAGATGAACCACTTTTAGCGGTTGCACGCGGGACAGGAAGAGCTTTAGAAGAGATAGACCTTCTACAAGAACTTTTTGAGAATGAATAA